The following nucleotide sequence is from Mytilus trossulus isolate FHL-02 chromosome 9, PNRI_Mtr1.1.1.hap1, whole genome shotgun sequence.
ATGATACAGAGACTAGAGAATACAGACACTGTATAGCTAGAGAGAACACAAAGACTATAGAGAGGATAAAAAGTGTTCTCTTTGTTTTAAGACACTGAGACGAGTGACAATTGTGTACTATAGTAAGCATGTCTATACGAGAAACTGGCTACACACACTAAGAAAACGGCTGCATTTCTATACCACTGGCTATTGATGAAAATGGAtggatgatgtttttttttctctttttcttcttctattttgctctttaatttacatttcctgtcaattattaatttcgtGTCAGACTGttgattaaacaattatttattatttgaataaagattattattaagtTCTGCATTActcttgattattattttttttggtcttatgtCAAATTTTCGCTGACACTATCAGAATAGAAACAAATTGTGCCAATTGTTAGCTTGGGGTGAACAATCTTTAGCTTCAGTCCAAAAAGGGATCGAAAGCTGTGAAAGTAACTTCCAGATCAGTCCAATCATAATACAGAgatttcaaccaatcaacgtgagTTTTATTACCCCGAAAGGCCAATCAGTGTCGTGTTTGCAAACATTGCGGCTAGCACAAATACACTAACATTCGAAGTTTCAAAGTATTCTGTCGTGTAATCGTAGATTTTCACAGAGAACATATCGCAATGGCTCGTACAAAGCAGACCGCCCGTAAATCCACTGGAGGAAAAGCTCCAAGAAAACAACTTGCCACCAAGGCCGCCCGTAAGAGCGCACCTGCCACTGGTGGAGTAAAGAAGCCACATAGATACAGGCCAGGAACAGTCGCTCTTCGTGAGATCAGAAGATACCagaaaagtactgaactcctcATCAGGAAACTCCCCTTCCAGAGATTAGTTCGTGAAATTGCTCAAGACTTCAAGACTGATCTACGTTTCCAGAGCTCTGCCGTTATGGCCCTCCAGGAAGCCAGTGAAGCTTACCTCGTTGGTCTTTTCGAGGACACCAACTTGTGTGCAATCCACGCCAAGAGAGTCACCATCATGCCCAAAGACATCCAGTTGGCTCGCAGAATCCGTGGAGAACGTGCTTAAACTGACCTTTACTCTATACAATAACGGCCCTTTTaagggccaccaatattttccaaaaagagTCTGAATATGTTgtacatcaaaatcaaaaatagctGAAACCCCCTCTCcacatctttctttatttttctttctctcCACATCTCTCTTTATTCTTCTttcttattatcttttttttttgcacttaagATTAGACAAGTCAGGTTACTGTATTGATaggagaaaaatatagagaaacttatttcaaaacatgcaaagaaaataaataaaaggataaaTAGAGAGAgagacatacatattttttatttatctaattctTCCAAATCCTTCgggaaaaaacaagaatgttatacattttctgGTATACCCTcctgaaaaaattaacatacatgtatacatttaaataaaaaaaaaaaggtaagaaAAAACATACTCCAAGAACAATACAATCCATCTTCTAATTAcagaattattaaaatgtatttctttctaatttctgtggttatatttttctctaaattgcATTTTTCTCGGTCTTATTTTCTCACTTATTTTTTAGATGCtttttgtatgtaatttttACTCATATTGTGTATTCTACTGTGACAACATGAGaagattcaattattttatatttctgaaatatattttcggTACGGGTCCAAGTAGTCCACCTTAAATTCTCATTGAAAACTTTGTCTCCATCAATTGTGTGTTACAGAAAGAACTTTTTCTTgaatacctttattttgtgcttaaaatgcatctattttgggtgctCTATGTGCCTTATAAATGATGTGAACATGTGTGCGGATGAATCTTTTTTTCCCATTGGTGGAGAAAAATAGACAAGGCGcaataattcattcattcaatgaTGTACCAATTGTGGTATTTAAAAAGTGAGGCTGCACtgtgtacatttcaaaaacctatgactacatgtataaagtagcTGCTAAATTTAGAAAGATTCCTAATTAGTTGTTAAAAGATGAGCATtgattgtatacatgtaataataacatGTTTGAAATGTGAATTTCCCGGGACATCTTTATTGAAACTGGTAAAggtgattttgagaaaaattatcatgcacacctgtttttatttacaagtctATCTGTCCATGCTTAAATAACTGACTGGTATGCTGTAGATTAGTTTTGCTTTTACTCTCTTAAGTCTGCAGAGCTGCAGTGGACTATCTCTGAAACTGTATCTTTTGAACAAGAAAAATactgtataaaaagattttctttaaactaattgtttttatattgcaattgCACATTGTTAACTCCTGCTTATGTATGCAGTGTGATATGTTcttgtattttaagtaaaaggaaataaatctctTTCACATTGGAAAATATAAGAAGTATTAATTGATGATGGAGATCATTAGTTATTTGGTCCATCTCTTAtaatctttgtatttttatttgtatacagtttgaaatattttattttcacatattttcagAGAAGTGGATTGAAAGTGTACAGAATTCctacagagttacctccccgATTTAGACGAAAACAACCAATCAGGTCCAACctatcaaaaattcagtggTATTTCTTTTAGGGCCGCGTTCATCAGATATATAGCATAATTTGGATATAGTTGTCATTCGTTTTATCGAACTTCAAAAAGCAAACAACATGTCAGGAAGAGGTAAAGGAGGAAAAGGTCTAGGTAAAGGAGGCGCCAAACGTCACAGGAAGGTGTTGCGTGATAATATCCAAGGTATCACCAAACCAGCAATCCGTCGTTTAGCAAGACGAGGTGGTGTCAAACGTATCTCTGGTCTTATCTACGAAGAAACACGTGGTGTCTTGAAAgtctttttggaaaatgtcaTCCGTGATGCTGTCACATACACTGAGCATGCAAAGAGGAAAACTGTCACCGCCATGGATGTTGTCTACGCCCTGAAACGTCAAGGCCGTACCCTTTACGGATTCGGAGGTTAAACAGCcagctgaaaaatacaaatacaacggcccttttcagggccaccaacatttttcaaaaagaatctgcaTTTGTTGTACTTAAAAAGAAAACCATAGCTTTCTCCTGTCCAACTTTCTttactttcctttttcttttattcgtttattttttttaatttcttttcactatttttatttaagcCTATTAAAAAAAGACCAGCAAGGCTTTGGATACAATATGATTCCTGATTTTTGaatgtaaataacatttttattctttatttcatatgtattcttttatgtaaaagatatattgcTGATTTTTCCTCCATTGTCAAACTctagttatattgtttttatatcctAAAACaatccccctcccccttttttctctctgtCGACGTATGTGTGAATTTAATCTGttcgtgatatttttttatataatgtttcaatACATATTCAAGTATAGTTCGATTCTagaccccctcccccccaaaaaaagagggaagaaatGTATAACCCGTGAAAAGGTTAAATTCTggtgtatgtatattttttcaaatcggctaataaaatgaagaataaagaagagaaaagaagaaagaaagaaagaaagacaaaaagacagaattcagatataaataaatttgtcattttggggtgGGACACAGCTTCATTTAGAAGTTTGTTATGTACAACAATAATaagactctttttgaaaaatattggtggccctgaaaagggccgtttgtGAAGTTAAACTTCTCGTTGTTTACTTGCTGCTGGTGTACTTTGTGACGGCTTTGGTACCTTCACTGACAGCGTGCTTGGCCAATTCACCGGGTAGGAGCAGACGAACTGCAGTCTGGATCTCCCGAGATGTGATGGTAGATCTCTTGTTGTAGTGAGCGAGACGGGAAGCTTCTGCAGCGATTCTCTCAAAGATATCGTTGACAAAACTGTTCATGATAGACATAGCCTTTGAGGATACTCCAGTGTCTGGGTGCACCTGTCTCAAGACTTTGTAGATGTAGATGGCATAGGATTCTCTCCTCTTCCTCCTCCTTTTCTTGTCACCGCCGGGTCTGGCAGTCTTTGCCTTTGTTACGGCCTTTTTGGCTCCTTTGGTTCCAACTTTTGGTGGCATTTTTGACAGATGTATACTCTCTGAAATGTAATCAGTGAATGATGGCCgtaaataaaaatttctatttatactcGGCAAAACGGATTGAAAGTTTTTACTTAACGCGAACTTCGGAGAGAGCACCTTCTAACATTCAACCTAACTACCTGGAAGAAGCGATGATTTGATTGGTTTAGAACTGAAACATCTTTCAATCCGTTTTGCGggtataaatagtaaaataccACCTAACGGGGTAATCATTGTTTATACTTGTTCAAGTCAAACAAcgtattaaatcaaaatgtcaggACGAGGAAAAGGAGGAAAAGCAAAAGCAAAGGCAAAGTCTAGGTCATCCCGTGCCGGACTTCAGTTCCCAGTAGGTCGTATCCACAGACTTTTGAGGAAAGGAAACTACGCCGAGAGAGTTGGTGCCGGAGCACCAGTCTACCTTGCCGCTGTCTTGGAATACTTAGCAGCTGAGGTTTTGGAGTTGGCAGGAAATGCTGCCCGTGACAACAAGAAGAGCAGAATCATCCCCCGTCATCTCCAGTTGGCCATCAGAAACGACGAAGAATTGAACAAACTTCTCTCTGGTGTAACCATTGCACAAGGTGGTGTTTTACCAAACATCCAGGCTGTACTTCTGCCAAAGAAGACACAGAAAGCTGCCAAGTAAAGTCAACACTACAGAAACTTCACttacaacggcccttttcagggccaccaacatttttcaaaaagaatctgactTTGTTGTGCAATCTCAAACATAGCTCACTCCCTCCATTTCTCTTGTctttatctctttatttttccttttctttataaacagcATACAGATGTCTActttcttattatatatataacaatatttgatgtggaaaaaaaatgaagaacagtACGAGTTTCTTTTTTTCCCCTATAAAAgtccaagaaaataaacaactatatataaaCGTAGATTCGATGAAAATGCGCAAGCACGAGAGGAAGAAAAACTCATAGTTGTTAGTGGTCaatattgcatatatttttggTGTAAATTTAGTTGCAGTCCtatatattatactatataAGCACACACATTACAATCTatgaccttatttttatataatatatattcgttcgttcgttcgttcgttcgttcgttcgttcgttcgttcgttcgttcgttcgttgtCTGTCTAACTGTGATCTATGTGAATTCTTTTCTTCCTCTTCTGCTGTCACATTCTcttagatatataatatatattttgtattcctaTACAAAGTACTTATGCGTATGTTTATAGttgtgtagattattttttagctcaaatcctttgtatttgcaaaattcgtatataaacaataaagaatacttcaacaatgtgcaagtTTCCCAGTATGCGTGCAGTATACTATATAGAGAATATCATGGCTTTACATGATACAGAGACTAGAGAATACAGACACTGTATAGCTAGAGAGAACACAAAGACTATAGAGAGGATAAAAAGTGTTCTCTTTGTTTTAAGACACTGAGACGAGTGACAATTGTGTACTATAGTAAGCATGTCTATACGAGAAACTGGCTACACACACTAAGAAAACGGCTGCATTTCTATACCACTGGCTATTGATGAAAATGGAtggatgatgtttttttttctctttttcttcttctattttgctctttaatttacatttcctgtcaattattaatttcgtGTCAGACTGttgattaaacaattatttattatttgaataaagattattattaagtTCTGCATTActcttgattattattttttttggtcttatgtCAAATTTTCGCTGACACTATCAGAATAGAAACAAATTGTGCCAATTGTTAGCTTGGGGTGAACAATCTTTAGCTTCAGTCCAAAAAGGGATCGAAAGCTGTGAAAGTAACTTCCAGATCAGTCCAATCATAATACAGAgatttcaaccaatcaacgtgagTTTTATTACCCCGAAAGGCCAATCAGTGTCGTGTTTGCAAACATTGCGGCTAGCACAAATACACTAACATTCGAAGTTTCAAAGTATTCTGTCGTGTAATCGTAGATTTTCACAGAGAACATATCGCAATGGCTCGTACAAAGCAGACCGCCCGTAAATCCACTGGAGGAAAAGCTCCAAGAAAACAACTTGCCACCAAGGCCGCCCGTAAGAGCGCACCTGCCACTGGTGGAGTAAAGAAGCCACATAGATACAGGCCAGGAACAGTCGCTCTTCGTGAGATCAGAAGATACCagaaaagtactgaactcctcATCAGGAAACTCCCCTTCCAGAGATTAGTTCGTGAAATTGCTCAAGACTTCAAGACTGATCTACGTTTCCAGAGCTCTGCCGTTATGGCCCTCCAGGAAGCCAGTGAAGCTTACCTCGTTGGTCTTTTCGAGGACACCAACTTGTGTGCAATCCACGCCAAGAGAGTCACCATCATGCCCAAAGACATCCAGTTGGCTCGCAGAATCCGTGGAGAACGTGCTTAAACTGACCTTTACTCTATACAATAACGGCCCTTTTaagggccaccaatattttccaaaaagagTCTGAATATGTTgtacatcaaaatcaaaaatagctGAAACCCCCTCTCcacatctttctttatttttctttctctcCACATCTCTCTTTATTCTTCTttcttattatcttttttttttgcacttaagATTAGACAAGTCAGGTTACTGTATTGATaggagaaaaatatagagaaacttatttcaaaacatgcaaagaaaataaataaaaggataaaTAGAGAGAgagacatacatattttttatttatctaattctTCCAAATCCTTCgggaaaaaacaagaatgttatacattttctgGTATACCCTcctgaaaaaattaacatacatgtatacatttaaataaaaaaaaaaaggtaagaaAAAACATACTCCAAGAACAATACAATCCATCTTCTAATTAcagaattattaaaatgtatttctttctaatttctgtggttatatttttctctaaattgcATTTTTCTCGGTCTTATTTTCTCACTTATTTTTTAGATGCtttttgtatgtaatttttACTCATATTGTGTATTCTACTGTGACAACATGAGaagattcaattattttatatttctgaaatatattttcggTACGGGTCCAAGTAGTCCACCTTAAATTCTCATTGAAAACTTTGTCTCCATCAATTGTGTGTTACAGAAAGAACTTTTTCTTgaatacctttattttgtgcttaaaatgcatctattttgggtgctCTATGTGCCTTATAAATGATGTGAACATGTGTGCGGATGAATCTTTTTTTCCCATTGGTGGAGAAAAATAGACAAGGCGcaataattcattcattcaatgaTGTACCAATTGTGGTATTTAAAAAGTGAGGCTGCACtgtgtacatttcaaaaacctatgactacatgtataaagtagcTGCTAAATTTAGAAAGATTCCTAATTAGTTGTTAAAAGATGAGCATtgattgtatacatgtaataataacatGTTTGAAATGTGAATTTCCCGGGACATCTTTATTG
It contains:
- the LOC134685408 gene encoding histone H3, encoding MARTKQTARKSTGGKAPRKQLATKAARKSAPATGGVKKPHRYRPGTVALREIRRYQKSTELLIRKLPFQRLVREIAQDFKTDLRFQSSAVMALQEASEAYLVGLFEDTNLCAIHAKRVTIMPKDIQLARRIRGERA
- the LOC134685411 gene encoding histone H4 translates to MSGRGKGGKGLGKGGAKRHRKVLRDNIQGITKPAIRRLARRGGVKRISGLIYEETRGVLKVFLENVIRDAVTYTEHAKRKTVTAMDVVYALKRQGRTLYGFGG
- the LOC134685410 gene encoding histone H2B-like gives rise to the protein MPPKVGTKGAKKAVTKAKTARPGGDKKRRRKRRESYAIYIYKVLRQVHPDTGVSSKAMSIMNSFVNDIFERIAAEASRLAHYNKRSTITSREIQTAVRLLLPGELAKHAVSEGTKAVTKYTSSK
- the LOC134685409 gene encoding histone H2A; translated protein: MSGRGKGGKAKAKAKSRSSRAGLQFPVGRIHRLLRKGNYAERVGAGAPVYLAAVLEYLAAEVLELAGNAARDNKKSRIIPRHLQLAIRNDEELNKLLSGVTIAQGGVLPNIQAVLLPKKTQKAAK